The DNA window ttctgtctcttcttcgcgtttcttcgtttcgaacgaGCTCCCGAAGTAATCATATGCGTTTAACGAGTGTCCAACTATAAACGCGTTTAGGTTTCGCGTCCCGATGGCGCGCggaaaagcgagaaagagcgCAAATCGCCATGCAATCGCCCGAAACGCCAAAAATCTTGAGTTTGACGCATGGAGTGACGCTAAGAGTAAGCTCACTCGCTGACGATCGCAATAAAATTCGTCGTATTTAGGAAACACGAATATTGGCTAATCAAATTCAGCTAATCTACGACTCGAATCTCAATCACGCGAGTCCCGTACATCTAATGATTACGAGCTGCGACGAAAATTCGCTACTGTTGATCAAAGGATTTCGTCATTCATTGAAAAATATTCCAGTTAGAAAAATCTCCGTACGTAGTATAGTACgtaaaatttcgttttttaattagtgCGACTCAAGAAATCCAGGCAGTTCGAGACAGGTGCACACACCACTCTTATTCTTCTTCCAAGGAAGtttctctttatttctcTGCATGGCTGAAATTCACAGCCATAGCACTGTGGTCGACGATCTGAAGAATGACATTGGTATCATTCAGGACGTCAGTCGTCATCACAATCAATTGGAAGCGGCCTGCGACATTTTGGAACACATTGTACGTATCCCGGaaaccgtcgtcgaaacggatGCTATGATAGATAACGGTCAAGTATTGGAAGCCCACAAGAGGTGAGAAAAAGTGTAGggactattaattaattaattaattaattttaggtTAATGGAactcgagacgacgagagatGATTTGCTTCTGCAGCTTCatcggacgacgtcggaaaGAATCGACTCAAAACACGTGAGAactatttctctttttttatttttcttgaaTCATTGTTTCACGGAATAGCCAGTGAATCATTACTTTATTAATATGATGGAGATATCCGTAAGAAAGAGGAGCCTTATGTCTGTTGTTTTCTACGCTATCCTTTTAGGACAAGCTTGCTAATCACTTATGGTGGTTTATATTGCAGCGGGCTCTAAATGTCGTACAAAGCGATCCAACTCAGCTCGTGACAGCGCTGCGAGTTATCGAACGAGAGGAAAAGTAAAGCacgcaaagaaaacgaaaaagcttctttttcaattattaAAAAGGTCAGACAAAAAGGCTTTAGATAGAGAAAAGCAGACGGGTTTCCTGCCACCCGGACGACCGAAGCGATGGCGCAAAAAGTGCTTAGATACGCTGGAAAAAGCAACAGTCGAACGGTGATTAATATATAGGTATATACAGTATGTACAATATGGCTTTTCTCTAGGTTTGAGAGTCAACCGCAAACTGACGACACCATCTGGCTAGCTGTGTATTTAGAAAGAGTGAAACGAATTATTGTGGATGATTTGACCACTGTCAAGGTTTATATATAATctatattatttttatttaatctttttctttttcagaggCTCTTCGTTCCTTGTTTTCCACCGTCCTATAACATTTTGATTTGTACGTCAATATGTACCACAGATGCCTTCAAAATTTGGTAAACAACAACTTTTATTACTAAAAATcacgaattttttatttgctatATACATAAGCTTGAAGATTTTTGACTAGTTCGTACATTGCTATGTAGAGAGCGCTGCTTGGCAACGTCGACATGTATCTTGCTGTAAGCCCCTTATAGAGCATAGCTAGGCCCTTTTCCTTGTAGAGTCGTCTCGCTATATTTCCTATTGATTTTCCACCTATCACCTGGAAACGAGTTCGTAGAGTTCGTATGACGTCAAGGGGATTTGTTAGCGTGCTTGACGTAAAACCGGCACACATTCTAGAAAAAGCATTTAGGGCAGTTGGGAAATTAGGCAATAAATAATCATGTACAGTCAAATAGGTGCTCCACCATATGCCGCTCATTGGACCAAACGTTAGCAGggaaatgaaataaaatCCACGTAAGCcattttttgaataaatttcAACAATGACGTTGCGTAGAGAAATATTTAGATTTTTCGACTGTCCGGCCATCATTAGCTtttgcgaaacgacgtcgactggcACGTTAACGATTTGGCTCGACGAACTCGCTATCGTCCCGGCAACCAAACCTTTCCACGTGGGTGACCACGTGGTCGGTAGGAGAAGGTGTCGCGAGAGTTCGTAGGCCGTGGAGTGCGTCTGAAGACCAAGAAGTCCAATATTGTGAGGTAGAAAACCCTTGTAGAGACCCCGGATTCCCTCGCGGCGCGAAATTTTGCCCAGGGCGTCGAAAGATCCCGCGtaaatcgatttttgctgTTGTACTTGGAGGCGCGAGCATTGCTGGATAGATAGCCGCTCGTATTCCAACGAGAAAAGCCGTAGTATTTGTCCATTTGCTCCTATCATTTTTTACGCGCTAATCTACGCACTAGATGCGCAGCCGGCGCACCGAAAAACATGCGGAGATCttttctgtctcttcttcgcgtttcttcgtttcgaacgaGCTCCCGAAGTAATCATATGCGTTTAACGAGTGTCCAACTATAAACGCGTTTAGGTTTCGCGTCCCGATGGCGCGCggaaaagcgagaaagagcgCAAATCGCCATGCAATCGCCCGAAACGccaaaaatcgtcatcgaTTTGAGTTTGACGCATGGAGTGACACTAAGAGTAAGCTCACTCGCTGACGATCGCAATAAAATTCGTCGTATTTAGGAAACGCGAATATTGGCTAATCAAATTCAGCTAATCTACGACTCGAATCTCAATCACGCGAGTCCCGTACATCGAATGATTACGAGCTacgacgaaaattcgctACTGTGGAAAGAAATGAGCAAAGGATTTCGTCATTCATTGAAAAATATTCCAGTTAGAAAAATCTCCGTACGTAGTATAGTACGTGAAATTtcgttatttaattaaagattgaTTTTCGACACGACGACTTTTGGACGATATTTGAAAACAATCTTTCAAATCTCATTTACCTCAGTCCAGATTCTCCCAACGGTAAGAAGTCaacattttgaaaaatttattattgtttttcttttagatttaGTCGATGTGAACGATTCCAAAGTTCATGTACTCGGAGGAATCGTGGATCACCAAATCAATAAGGTATTTTCATATGCAAAGAGTCTCTCATGTATAATTCAACGTTTTCCCCCTCCCCCTAGTGCGTTTCCTCGAACCGCGCATCTTCTCACAAAGTCGCAACCGCGAAACTTCCAATTTTAGAACACTTTTCAACGCAGAAATCCTACTCAACAGTACTCTCCATAAATCAAGGTAAATGCACCTGGTGTAAGAAGATACCGTAATCAAAATAAGTGTAGAGCGGAGCCTCTATCTCTTTAAGTA is part of the Oscarella lobularis chromosome 6, ooOscLobu1.1, whole genome shotgun sequence genome and encodes:
- the LOC136188299 gene encoding exocyst complex component 3-like — protein: MIDNGQVLEAHKRLMELETTRDDLLLQLHRTTSERIDSKHPVNHYFINMMEISDKLANHLWWFILQRALNVVQSDPTQLVTALRVIEREEKSDKKALDREKQTGFLPPGRPKRWRKKCLDTLEKATVERFESQPQTDDTIWLAVYLERVKRIIVDDLTTVKRLFVPCFPPSYNILICTSICTTDAFKIW
- the LOC136188293 gene encoding tRNA methyltransferase 10 homolog B-like isoform X2, with the protein product MRRSFLSLLRVSSFRTSSRSFASRWRAEKRERAQIAMQSPETPKIVIDLSLTHGVTLRETRILANQIQLIYDSNLNHASPVHRMITSYDENSLLWKEMSKGFRHSLKNIPIDFRHDDFWTIFENNLSNLIYLSPDSPNDLVDVNDSKVHVLGGIVDHQINKCVSSNRASSHKVATAKLPILEHFSTQKSYSTVLSINQVFDCLSTYRSSRDWVESLPE
- the LOC136188293 gene encoding tRNA methyltransferase 10 homolog B-like isoform X1, giving the protein MRRSFLSLLRVSSFRTSSRSFASRWRAEKRERAQIAMQSPETPKIVIDLSLTHGVTLRETRILANQIQLIYDSNLNHASPVHRMITSYDENSLLWKEMSKGFRHSLKNIPIDFRHDDFWTIFENNLSNLIYLSPDSPNDLVDVNDSKVHVLGGIVDHQINKCVSSNRASSHKVATAKLPILEHFSTQKSYSTVLSINQERSLYLFKYLIACRRTEVLEIG
- the LOC136188293 gene encoding tRNA methyltransferase 10 homolog B-like isoform X3, with protein sequence MQSPETPKIVIDLSLTHGVTLRETRILANQIQLIYDSNLNHASPVHRMITSYDENSLLWKEMSKGFRHSLKNIPIDFRHDDFWTIFENNLSNLIYLSPDSPNDLVDVNDSKVHVLGGIVDHQINKCVSSNRASSHKVATAKLPILEHFSTQKSYSTVLSINQERSLYLFKYLIACRRTEVLEIG